One window of the Montipora foliosa isolate CH-2021 chromosome 4, ASM3666993v2, whole genome shotgun sequence genome contains the following:
- the LOC137999137 gene encoding protein phosphatase 1 regulatory subunit 16A-like translates to MNAHRRQSFCGFATSLERKKDDKYGREKQRKFSAASQTYKINKAQNETELGGLRRASSLPDCKEIARMQSKRLPHSKAISVTETPVVGGMKRARSVSFAPEVVLFAAVAENDVNELRKIMAKDEVDINHQSASGLTALHYASAEGSYECVQILLESGAEVELVDSQGCTALDFAVRGGHFDCASYLIRAGAGIKKIVNGL, encoded by the coding sequence ATGAATGCACATCGCCGGCAATCATTTTGCGGTTTCGCGACTTccttggaaaggaaaaaagacgATAAGTATGGCCGcgaaaagcaaaggaaattttCTGCAGCGAGCCAGACATACAAAATAAACAAGGCGCAGAATGAAACCGAACTTGGGGGACTAagaagagcttcttctttaccCGACTGCAAGGAAATAGCAAGGATGCAGTCAAAAAGGCTACCGCATAGCAAGGCAATATCAGTCACTGAAACTCCAGTGGTTGGCGGAATGAAGCGAGCACGGAGCGTTTCTTTCGCTCCTGAAGTTGTCTTGTTTGCAGCTGTGGCGGAGAACGACGTTAACGAACTGCGTAAAATCATGGCAAAGGACGAAGTCGATATCAATCATCAGAGCGCTTCTGGGTTGACAGCTCTGCATTACGCTTCAGCTGAGGGAAGCTATGAATGCGTCCAGATATTGCTAGAAAGTGGCGCAGAGGTAGAACTGGTAGATTCGCAAGGCTGCACAGCGCTGGACTTTGCTGTTAGGGGAGGACACTTTGATTGTGCCTCGTACCTAATCAGAGCTGGAGCCGGAATTAAAAAGATTGTTAACGGGTtataa